Proteins from one Staphylococcus sp. IVB6214 genomic window:
- the tsaE gene encoding tRNA (adenosine(37)-N6)-threonylcarbamoyltransferase complex ATPase subunit type 1 TsaE has product MKKVQNLVEMEDFARQLAQQLEAGDVLLLDGDLGAGKTTFSQFLGRALGVTRTINSPTFNIIKSYKGSELKFHHMDCYRLEDSEEDLGFDEYFNDEAVTVIEWSQFIEEYLPDTFLKITITVDSETERTLYLEAVGAHYETVKEAVEHV; this is encoded by the coding sequence ATGAAGAAGGTTCAAAATTTAGTAGAAATGGAAGATTTCGCTCGACAACTTGCACAACAACTTGAAGCAGGTGACGTATTATTATTAGATGGTGATTTAGGTGCGGGTAAGACAACGTTTAGTCAGTTTTTAGGGCGCGCATTAGGTGTGACACGCACGATTAATTCACCAACCTTTAATATTATCAAGTCATATAAAGGGTCAGAACTTAAATTTCATCACATGGATTGCTATCGTCTAGAAGATTCAGAGGAAGATTTAGGCTTTGATGAATATTTTAATGATGAAGCGGTAACGGTCATTGAATGGAGCCAATTCATAGAAGAATACTTGCCAGATACATTTTTGAAAATAACGATTACAGTCGATAGTGAGACAGAACGTACCCTATACCTTGAAGCAGTAGGTGCGCATTATGAGACGGTAAAGGAGGCAGTTGAACATGTATAG